The Rhizobium sp. BG4 genome has a window encoding:
- the repA gene encoding plasmid partitioning protein RepA, whose translation MQPSLALQDDQEHLPSLLATDAQELSYQLQQHQAKIFSPLARKTLRTFSPAEAASFIGIGEGYLRQIAAEGHGPDPLANGRRLYSAEDMDRIRHALDQRNGNTKYIPARKASEKLQVVSVMNFKGGSGKTTTAAHLAQYLALRGYRVLAIDLDPQASMSALFGHQPELDVGEGETLHGAIRYEDPRPIAEIVRATYTPNLHLIPGNLELMEFEHETPRAMASGNAETMFFARIGEALTDIESHYDLVIIDCPPQLGFLTMSALCAATSVLITVHPQMLDVMSMSQFLTMTSELMSVVERAGGRTSYDWMRYLVTRFEPNDGPQSQMTGFMRAIFGNRMLHNAMLKSTAVSDAGVTKQTLYEVDRAQFTRGTYDRALDSLNLVNSEIEAHIRSTWGRR comes from the coding sequence ATGCAGCCGAGTCTCGCCCTTCAGGATGATCAAGAGCACCTCCCCTCGCTTCTGGCAACAGATGCGCAGGAACTCTCATACCAGCTTCAGCAGCACCAGGCGAAGATCTTTTCGCCGCTGGCACGCAAGACCCTGCGGACATTCTCGCCGGCCGAAGCGGCAAGCTTCATCGGCATCGGCGAGGGCTACCTGCGCCAGATTGCAGCCGAGGGCCACGGCCCCGATCCCCTGGCCAATGGCCGCCGCCTCTACAGCGCCGAGGACATGGATCGTATTCGCCATGCGCTCGACCAGCGCAACGGCAACACCAAATATATTCCTGCCCGCAAGGCCTCCGAAAAACTCCAGGTCGTTTCGGTCATGAACTTCAAGGGCGGATCGGGCAAGACAACCACCGCCGCGCATCTGGCGCAATATCTGGCACTGAGAGGTTACCGTGTTCTGGCGATCGACCTCGACCCGCAAGCGTCGATGTCGGCGCTGTTTGGTCATCAGCCTGAGTTGGATGTCGGCGAGGGGGAAACCCTCCATGGCGCTATCCGCTACGAGGATCCGCGGCCAATCGCCGAAATCGTGCGCGCGACCTATACGCCGAACCTCCATCTTATTCCGGGCAATCTCGAACTGATGGAATTCGAGCACGAGACGCCGCGCGCTATGGCATCGGGCAACGCCGAGACGATGTTCTTTGCCCGTATCGGCGAAGCACTGACGGACATCGAAAGCCACTATGATCTGGTGATTATCGATTGCCCGCCGCAACTCGGATTTTTGACGATGTCTGCCCTTTGCGCGGCGACATCGGTATTGATCACCGTTCACCCCCAGATGCTCGACGTCATGTCGATGTCGCAGTTCCTGACGATGACCAGCGAGTTGATGTCCGTGGTCGAAAGGGCAGGGGGCCGCACAAGCTACGACTGGATGCGGTATCTCGTGACCCGCTTCGAGCCCAATGATGGACCGCAGAGCCAGATGACCGGTTTCATGCGCGCGATCTTCGGCAATCGCATGCTTCACAATGCGATGCTCAAATCGACGGCTGTCTCCGATGCCGGCGTAACGAAGCAGACACTCTATGAGGTGGACCGCGCGCAATTTACCCGCGGGACCTACGATCGCGCACTGGATTCCCTCAATCTCGTCAATAGCGAAATCGAGGCCCACATCCGGTCGACCTGGGGAAGGAGGTAA
- the repB gene encoding plasmid partitioning protein RepB — MSRKNLLEISSPNGERPEPAPHRDSRPLAGLAPTVRSGSPVGGITKTLGNITEKMERATDLERQLAQGQTIVEIDPALVDASFVADRLEIDPVELAQLVEQIREHGQQVPVLLRPHPGARSRYQVAYGHRRLAATRMLGIKVRAVIRELTDEQLVVSQGQENSARTNLSFIERALFAARLEERGFGRDVIMASLGVDKAALSKMMSVISQVPMAVLTAIGAAPDVGRRRWAELAERLTPSNCETIATELSADNWRALSSPERFQRALEIAQNKEQRTVSAATKAEIPGLPVTLKTSAKSATFVFNNKAAPGFDRFVQERLSQLFAEYQQQQGA, encoded by the coding sequence ATGTCGAGAAAGAACCTGCTTGAGATTTCGAGCCCGAACGGGGAACGCCCCGAACCGGCACCTCATCGTGACAGCCGGCCATTGGCCGGCCTTGCTCCGACGGTCCGCTCAGGCTCACCTGTCGGGGGCATTACAAAAACCCTCGGAAACATAACCGAGAAGATGGAGCGCGCCACCGACCTTGAAAGGCAGCTGGCACAGGGACAGACAATCGTCGAGATTGATCCGGCTCTCGTTGACGCCTCATTCGTTGCCGATCGACTTGAAATCGATCCCGTTGAACTTGCACAACTCGTCGAGCAGATTCGCGAACACGGGCAGCAGGTTCCGGTTCTGCTCAGGCCGCATCCCGGGGCCAGATCGAGATACCAGGTTGCCTATGGTCATCGTCGTTTGGCGGCAACGCGGATGCTCGGCATCAAGGTCCGTGCCGTCATTCGCGAACTGACCGACGAACAGCTGGTGGTCAGCCAAGGACAGGAAAACAGCGCCCGCACCAACCTGTCATTCATCGAGCGGGCATTGTTTGCTGCACGCCTGGAGGAACGCGGCTTCGGTCGCGACGTAATCATGGCGTCTCTCGGCGTCGACAAGGCTGCGCTGTCCAAGATGATGTCGGTCATTTCTCAGGTTCCGATGGCCGTCCTTACGGCAATCGGCGCTGCTCCAGATGTCGGCCGGCGACGCTGGGCAGAGCTGGCAGAAAGACTGACCCCAAGCAATTGCGAGACCATTGCGACCGAGTTGTCCGCGGACAACTGGCGTGCCTTGAGCAGTCCGGAACGGTTCCAAAGAGCTCTCGAAATTGCACAAAACAAGGAGCAGCGTACTGTTTCGGCCGCTACCAAGGCAGAAATTCCAGGCCTGCCCGTCACCCTGAAGACGTCAGCAAAGAGTGCCACCTTTGTCTTCAACAACAAGGCCGCACCTGGATTCGACCGATTTGTGCAGGAGAGGCTTTCGCAGCTCTTCGCCGAATACCAACAGCAACAAGGAGCGTAA
- the repC gene encoding plasmid replication protein RepC, which yields MDTTYVTTPVGRRPMTLAMMLAQHKAGTLPKDHRRNKWKLFRSVCEARRDLCVSDRALTVLDALLTFLPDDDLSGSASLVVFPSNVQLSIRARGMTPATLRRHLAMLVDAGLIARKDSPNGKRYARRGKGGEIDEAFGFNLAPLLARADEIEAVAERLRLEREHLRLAKERLSICRRDIGKLIAAATLEEVPGDWTSLFGAFRRVVDGLPRQATLLEVETALRQLEDIRSGVVNQLETHVKAQNTGANESQGERHIQDSDPESLFEIEAANHHEEIQQSGPETFVTQMGGGEYTTSAVNLGAVLKACPQVNSYGPNGAVRNWQDLAAATEIVRTMLGISRSAYQDAVLAMGAEGAAIVTACILEGAERINSPGGYLRSLTLRARHRSFQPGPMLQALLRGSRQNS from the coding sequence ATGGATACGACATATGTGACGACGCCTGTTGGGCGGCGGCCGATGACGCTTGCCATGATGTTGGCACAGCACAAGGCCGGTACCTTGCCAAAGGACCACCGGCGCAACAAGTGGAAGCTCTTCAGATCGGTCTGCGAGGCACGCCGTGATCTCTGCGTGAGCGACCGGGCGCTGACGGTTCTTGATGCCTTGCTGACGTTTTTGCCTGATGATGACCTGTCCGGCAGTGCCTCCCTCGTTGTGTTTCCGTCGAATGTTCAGCTCTCAATCCGGGCCCGGGGCATGACGCCAGCGACCCTACGCCGGCATCTGGCTATGCTCGTTGACGCCGGATTGATTGCCCGCAAGGACAGTCCCAATGGAAAGCGCTATGCCCGGCGGGGAAAGGGTGGGGAAATCGATGAGGCCTTCGGGTTCAACCTGGCCCCGCTGCTTGCCCGCGCCGATGAGATCGAAGCTGTCGCCGAACGTCTGCGCCTCGAGCGGGAACACCTTCGCCTTGCCAAGGAACGTCTTTCAATCTGCCGCCGTGATATCGGCAAACTGATTGCTGCAGCTACGCTCGAGGAAGTCCCCGGTGACTGGACATCGCTTTTTGGGGCGTTCCGCCGCGTTGTCGATGGATTGCCTCGCCAGGCCACTCTCCTGGAGGTCGAAACTGCATTGCGTCAGCTCGAAGATATTCGCTCCGGTGTCGTCAACCAATTGGAAACTCATGTAAAAGCACAAAATACAGGCGCCAATGAATCGCAGGGTGAGCGCCACATACAGGATTCAGATCCAGAATCCCTTTTTGAAATTGAAGCCGCAAATCACCACGAAGAAATCCAGCAGTCAGGTCCGGAGACCTTCGTCACTCAGATGGGAGGCGGAGAATATACAACGTCAGCGGTCAATCTCGGCGCTGTCTTGAAGGCATGCCCGCAAGTGAACTCCTACGGCCCGAACGGAGCCGTCCGAAACTGGCAGGATCTCGCTGCTGCAACAGAGATCGTGCGCACCATGCTTGGCATCAGTCGTTCGGCCTATCAGGATGCGGTCCTCGCTATGGGTGCCGAAGGGGCGGCAATCGTCACGGCGTGCATTCTTGAAGGCGCAGAGCGGATAAACTCGCCGGGTGGATACCTGCGCAGCCTCACCCTTCGAGCGCGGCATCGCTCCTTCCAGCCAGGCCCCATGCTCCAGGCACTGTTGCGAGGTAGCCGTCAGAACAGTTGA
- a CDS encoding DUF2934 domain-containing protein, translated as MDDDIRKDAYKRWEDEGRPEGQHERHWREAEEAHRSKSSGTPQTWSSDHGGGVVPPDGSETSSDAIRSNEPGSFKPGELASENK; from the coding sequence ATGGACGACGACATTCGAAAGGACGCATACAAGCGGTGGGAGGACGAAGGTCGCCCTGAAGGCCAGCACGAGCGACATTGGCGCGAGGCCGAAGAGGCCCACCGGTCGAAATCGAGCGGGACACCACAGACGTGGTCTTCGGACCATGGTGGCGGGGTCGTACCGCCGGACGGAAGCGAGACTTCCTCGGACGCAATCCGTTCAAACGAGCCGGGAAGCTTCAAGCCGGGCGAACTCGCTTCCGAAAACAAGTGA
- a CDS encoding GFA family protein gives MRTLVGSCSCGDVKVAVRGEPLRTGICHCTDCRQESGSAFTFFGVWPASGFELKGETREFRGRSFCPKCGSRLFSANEREAEVKLGVLSDAPTPLRPTYELWVKRREPWLAPIAGAEQYDEDRP, from the coding sequence ATGAGAACGCTGGTCGGTTCCTGCTCTTGTGGCGATGTGAAGGTTGCTGTGCGCGGCGAACCCCTGCGCACCGGCATCTGTCATTGCACCGACTGTCGTCAAGAAAGCGGATCGGCGTTCACGTTCTTCGGCGTCTGGCCCGCGAGCGGGTTCGAATTGAAAGGCGAAACACGTGAGTTTCGCGGTCGATCATTTTGCCCAAAATGCGGGTCGCGGCTGTTCTCGGCCAACGAACGGGAGGCCGAGGTCAAGCTCGGCGTTCTGTCCGACGCGCCGACGCCGCTAAGGCCTACATACGAACTTTGGGTAAAGCGCCGGGAACCCTGGCTAGCGCCGATCGCGGGGGCAGAGCAATATGACGAAGATCGACCATAA
- a CDS encoding DUF2188 domain-containing protein, with protein sequence MSKITYHVAEHDGGFAYRLGEVWSESFADHDAALAAARSAAERQHLEGRDAEISYQLADGRWQTEHASGGDRPETDVVDDAAEKSA encoded by the coding sequence ATGAGCAAGATCACCTATCATGTCGCAGAGCACGACGGAGGTTTCGCGTATCGACTAGGCGAGGTGTGGTCCGAGTCCTTTGCCGACCATGACGCGGCGCTTGCCGCGGCAAGATCTGCTGCAGAGCGACAGCACCTGGAAGGCCGCGACGCCGAGATTTCATATCAGCTTGCGGACGGACGCTGGCAGACCGAGCATGCATCTGGCGGAGACCGTCCGGAGACCGACGTCGTCGATGATGCAGCGGAGAAGTCGGCATGA
- a CDS encoding PAS domain-containing protein produces MGDHSDRNDRQRALADFGDFVLDHDDLDEILTEGCRLVAAALGADLAKIMEIERGSNTAIVRAGVGWHDGVIGRARVDLNDRSSEAYAIEKSEPVITNDISDEGRFVFTRFLRDHGVVALVNVPIILPGRKPFGILQVDARHPRSFDRADIEFLKTYAMVLGPVIDRLQTVAELRATDKRLRLVVDNARAYVLIVSDADDKITDWLGGSEQILGWTAAEAVGQGADMIFTEDDRANGVPERELANARECGHSADIRWHLRKDGSKVFLEGQTIALRDASDTLKGYYKIGQDQTERKRNEDQQAFLLELSDSLRSLSTVEEIALEAAQRLGAVLNAHRVIYGAIKDSEMNVSAEYTAGVRSLLGRHHLTSLGAEFLGRYKAGNLVTSNDVAAEAGINAAGKDSLLNRQVAAFADLVIFDDGSIVNFLGVQSASPRTWSSLDQFIIREVGERLRVAIDRARAEGGRRESEARLRQFGEASSDVIWIRDADTLQWEYLSPAFETVYGIAVEKALTADNIDTWREMIVESDRERVIDHLDRVRAGDERSVDFRIRRPDGEIRWLRDASFPIRSSDGRVQRIGGIRRDVTQSKLAEVRLVQSEERLSSAVEVGKLGLWDWDVQTGAIHWSDEHFRMEGYEVGEITPSYDAWVSRIHPDDRSAAEEAIRRSMEGREEFAHEFRTVHPDGSVHWLSGRGKFFYDDARRPLRMVGAMVETTERRAWEERQKVLVAELQHRTRNLIAVVRSVAENTARSSIDLADFRVRYRDRLDALARVQGLLSRLKDDVDRVTFDDLIHMELSAVGASSERTTVEGPAGVRLRSSTVQTLAMAIHELATNAVKYGALGRPSGRLSVTWSLDPDEDHGRRWLHINWAESGVDMSAAGSVPRGTGQGRELIEKALPYQLGARTAYSLGAGGIRCTISIPVSNRLEDPHD; encoded by the coding sequence ATGGGCGATCACTCGGACCGCAATGACCGCCAGCGGGCGCTTGCCGACTTCGGAGACTTTGTGCTCGATCACGACGATCTCGACGAGATACTGACCGAGGGATGCAGGCTCGTCGCCGCGGCGCTTGGAGCAGATCTCGCAAAAATCATGGAGATCGAGCGAGGAAGCAACACTGCGATCGTGCGTGCCGGCGTCGGGTGGCACGACGGCGTCATTGGGAGAGCACGGGTAGACCTTAACGATCGGTCCTCGGAGGCCTACGCCATCGAGAAATCTGAACCGGTGATCACCAACGACATCTCTGACGAAGGTCGCTTCGTGTTCACGAGATTTCTGCGTGATCACGGGGTCGTGGCGCTGGTCAACGTTCCGATTATCCTCCCCGGCCGCAAGCCTTTCGGCATCCTGCAGGTGGATGCCCGCCATCCCCGCAGCTTCGATAGAGCCGACATCGAGTTCCTGAAGACATATGCGATGGTGCTCGGACCGGTGATCGACCGTCTCCAGACCGTGGCAGAGCTCAGGGCCACCGACAAGCGTCTTCGCCTCGTTGTGGACAACGCACGTGCATACGTCCTCATTGTTAGCGACGCCGATGATAAGATTACCGACTGGCTGGGTGGCTCCGAGCAAATTCTTGGTTGGACAGCCGCAGAAGCCGTGGGGCAGGGTGCCGACATGATCTTCACGGAGGACGACCGGGCCAACGGGGTTCCCGAACGCGAACTCGCCAACGCACGCGAATGCGGGCACTCCGCCGACATCCGCTGGCATCTTCGCAAGGACGGCTCGAAAGTCTTTCTGGAGGGCCAGACCATCGCTCTTCGCGACGCGAGTGATACGCTTAAAGGCTACTACAAGATCGGTCAGGATCAGACAGAGCGAAAGCGCAATGAAGATCAACAGGCGTTCCTCCTGGAGCTGTCGGATTCGCTTCGGTCGCTTTCAACGGTCGAGGAAATCGCGCTTGAAGCGGCGCAGCGCCTCGGCGCCGTCTTGAACGCGCATCGCGTTATCTACGGTGCCATTAAGGATAGCGAAATGAACGTTTCGGCCGAATATACTGCCGGTGTCCGATCGCTCCTCGGCCGTCACCACCTGACTTCTTTGGGTGCGGAATTCCTTGGCCGATACAAGGCGGGTAACCTTGTGACGTCCAATGACGTCGCCGCGGAAGCCGGTATCAACGCTGCGGGCAAGGACAGCCTCCTGAACAGACAGGTCGCGGCGTTCGCCGATCTCGTCATTTTCGACGATGGTTCGATCGTGAACTTTCTCGGTGTGCAGAGCGCATCGCCGAGAACTTGGAGTAGTCTTGATCAATTCATCATCCGCGAGGTCGGCGAACGCCTCCGCGTCGCCATAGATCGGGCGAGGGCGGAAGGCGGGCGTCGGGAAAGCGAGGCTCGTCTGCGTCAGTTCGGTGAAGCGTCGTCGGACGTCATATGGATACGCGACGCTGATACCCTGCAATGGGAGTATCTAAGCCCGGCTTTCGAGACGGTGTACGGCATTGCCGTCGAGAAGGCGCTCACAGCCGACAACATCGACACCTGGCGTGAGATGATTGTTGAGAGCGACCGCGAACGCGTCATCGATCATCTCGATCGGGTTCGCGCAGGCGATGAACGAAGCGTCGACTTCAGAATCCGGAGGCCGGACGGCGAAATACGCTGGCTGCGCGACGCCAGCTTTCCGATCCGAAGTTCGGACGGGCGAGTGCAGAGGATCGGCGGTATCCGGCGTGACGTCACCCAATCCAAGCTTGCCGAAGTGCGGCTCGTCCAAAGCGAGGAGAGGCTCAGCAGCGCTGTCGAGGTCGGAAAGCTCGGCCTCTGGGACTGGGACGTCCAAACCGGTGCCATTCACTGGTCGGACGAGCACTTCCGCATGGAAGGATACGAGGTAGGTGAAATCACGCCCAGCTACGATGCGTGGGTGTCGCGCATACATCCGGATGACAGGTCTGCGGCGGAGGAAGCCATCCGAAGGTCGATGGAGGGCCGGGAGGAATTCGCCCATGAGTTTCGAACCGTTCATCCTGACGGTTCCGTCCACTGGCTGTCCGGACGCGGAAAGTTCTTCTACGACGACGCCCGCCGGCCGCTGCGCATGGTCGGCGCAATGGTCGAGACCACTGAGCGACGCGCCTGGGAGGAACGCCAGAAGGTGCTTGTCGCCGAACTGCAGCACCGGACGCGAAATCTCATCGCCGTCGTCCGCTCGGTGGCGGAGAATACAGCCCGATCCAGCATCGATCTGGCTGACTTCCGTGTCCGCTATCGCGACCGTCTTGACGCCTTGGCGCGCGTGCAAGGTCTTCTATCCCGGCTGAAGGACGACGTCGATCGCGTCACGTTCGATGATCTGATCCATATGGAACTTTCGGCAGTCGGCGCAAGTTCCGAGCGCACAACCGTAGAAGGGCCAGCTGGAGTAAGGCTTCGATCCTCGACGGTTCAGACGCTCGCCATGGCCATCCACGAGCTGGCCACCAATGCGGTCAAGTATGGTGCTCTCGGGCGGCCCAGCGGGAGATTGTCAGTCACGTGGTCGCTCGATCCCGACGAAGATCATGGAAGGCGGTGGCTCCACATCAATTGGGCGGAGAGCGGTGTAGACATGTCTGCGGCAGGCAGCGTGCCGCGGGGGACAGGTCAAGGCCGTGAATTGATCGAAAAGGCGCTGCCCTATCAACTTGGTGCGCGGACGGCCTACAGTCTCGGCGCCGGTGGTATCCGCTGCACCATATCAATTCCGGTGTCCAACCGCTTGGAGGATCCCCATGATTGA
- a CDS encoding response regulator, producing the protein MIDLGVPTSRILIVEDEYMLATEMSSELSGTGAVVIGPVPTVEQATALIQESGAIDGAILDVNLGGELVYPVADLLARSGIPFVFVTGYETSALPQEYAAVPCIMKPVNMAEAIRALGRAGA; encoded by the coding sequence ATGATTGATCTTGGCGTGCCAACCAGCCGGATACTCATCGTTGAGGACGAGTACATGCTTGCCACGGAAATGAGCAGCGAGCTTTCGGGCACAGGTGCGGTCGTCATTGGGCCTGTTCCGACCGTCGAGCAAGCAACCGCTCTGATCCAGGAGAGTGGCGCTATCGATGGAGCAATCCTGGACGTCAATCTTGGTGGCGAGCTGGTGTACCCCGTCGCGGATCTGCTCGCGCGGAGCGGAATTCCGTTCGTCTTTGTCACCGGATACGAGACGTCCGCGCTCCCGCAAGAGTATGCCGCCGTGCCGTGTATCATGAAGCCGGTAAACATGGCAGAAGCGATCCGTGCCTTGGGGCGGGCAGGAGCCTGA